From the Pleurodeles waltl isolate 20211129_DDA chromosome 6, aPleWal1.hap1.20221129, whole genome shotgun sequence genome, the window ctgcaagaataagtgcatattacgcgcgcacacacaatatacttcaatgctcaatagcatgaaaatgactgcaagaataagtacatattacgcgcgcacacacaatacacttaatagattgaaaagcttcaccgaaaagagcgtctgcatccctccgccgtacacaaagctggggaacccaaatcagctggcacagggagcctctgttcgggacaatcagtcctcctggcgttgcgtccaacccagaagagagttcctaaaccagcccatccaggcccccaacttttatagtatttactaacgcccaggagtcttttctagaaaaagaccccctcctttacaaattgtgcaatcggcggtaccttgttcacccttcgagacgtctcctcagaacgggccaagttcccaggagaggactccaaggtgaagcttgcattcctccttgtgtacaggcgcatccccctgttgttctaactgatagctcgtggaatgtaaatagcgcccttcgtaccaggcagatggagcgaagttgagcagaaaaacaccccacccttcagcttgccgaagcttgtggaaaaacacagaacagtgcctcacgcaccgaaccagactcgacaaaatggagtcgtgaaccaaaatggaagcgaaggccaatgaaagcagaggccaatggtccacactctgcaccactgtttaccttgcacgtagtgctgccgcatgcacgtagtgtatgtagcaatacacttGCCCAAGATCTCGGCTTCTGATTCGGCTGCTATTCGCTCACACAGTCACAGTGCACGGTAATAGAAGAGGCGCACTCACCTGTTTTGTCTGGTAGGATCAATGTACACCCCTGTCCCTAAGGTAGCTGTCAACATAGTTTACCCTGaagttgtagtgctttcctcttagctagtttctaagcactaacataacacaccagaaatgcacttctgaggtcaaagaagacttttattgttgttaattcttccccaaccccaatttttatgtatgacgaattagtagctttcaagtccgcgttaatcaaacaaaatatatcagtttgcaatatacacagcaggttatatttttaagatattgaatgcaaagcaaaacaaatacttcaccgtgtgggaaactatttacagcttcatctttctaaggtctgcaagctgatgacccctgtcagccgcgagaaagagattcatctacccacacgggattgctggcagctggcgccaagctccagcacgaggtccggcagattcgaatctgactctctgcagcctgtgtcattcgttacaaaggtgtgccccctactctcagacctgggaaactgagcaagccttttggagactggccaggtctccgagactactcctgttcccaagctcaagcggagagaaaaacacccatgtactctctcttatcaggtctagtctactgtgagaaaaacatcttggttctcttgtgcaaaaacacagcttggaaaaatacagcttggattctcaactgcaatgtctaactccacgttaaaggcaataggcagctaacctaaatatcaaatgcaatgtcatgttaaaggcaataggcagctaacctaaatatcaaatgcaatgtctagtgtcatgtcaaagccaataggcagctgagctgaatacaaaatgcaatgtataatatcatgtcaaagcccataggcagctgagctgaatataaaatgcaatatataatatcatgtcaaagccaataggcagctgagctgaatacaaaatgcaatgtctaatatcatgtcaaagccaataggcagcggagctgaatacaaaatgtaatatatgatatcatgtcaaagccaataggcagaatatctaatagcatgtcaaagtcaataggcagctaaactgaatacatcatgtcaaagccaataggaatgcaatgtcaaagccaataggcggctagactggatacagcatgtcaaagccaataggcagaatacagaatgtaatgactaatgcaatgtcaaagcccataggcgggtaaactgaaagtaatggctaatgccatgtcaaagccaataggcggctcaactgaacaaaacataccatgtgctactggtgaacattgagcaactaatatgcgcagtggtgaaacacaaagtcattggtcaaaacaaaatttaacaaatggcagtacattccgccctttgaccaatgaatttttgtttcacatatctcttgtttcaaacaaaaaacaaaaaaacaaaaaaacatcagcacgaaaaaaaaaacattatcagcaaatcagatttgaatgatcaaagcaatccctgtaaagcaatagaagtgaattaacacattgatctcataacctttcacatcagatacatctacatagaaaagactgggcaatttttatactctgaatgagtctctaattcaacagtgttagcaatttgatgtggcatgagttctactcatgtaaagatgcacggtccacctgaaaggtttgctggaaggtaagcaaaagtcagagttccatacgagaagaaaaaaaaaaaaaaaaaacacagcttagttccagtggaagaatgcaatcaaacaagttgaacttgaactgaaggcgcagtttgcgcaaaatggatccatggtgctggcactttactcagccaggttcaggttggggattcggtcccttccccgaacccacatgcacacaccggaaggggaaccacacagcacactcggggacagtggcgaaacgtggtaggatctgcaaaagaaacaagtatgacttttcttgcaaataacatttttcatttaaactgcacccttcctctttctttccctgttttataatcagcaggacgtttttggggccctttgttatattctctgcaggttctggagggtcacttggggcttcagcccacacatcagcactgaggtttttatctgctgcaccacagcttcccttttcttgcactgtcagaagggctggggcagactccttctttaccaaacctccattcactgcccttttgccaatttgggccattctgtctccaatttgtatgaatgaatcagattcttttctaggtatcagcataatttcgatttttccttggtaatctgcagcaatcactctccctaaaacctgatcactttgccattcctgtcctggtaactttcctcttcccaactgctctgtgactgcttgtatgacagattgcttttgtgcgtgctgcacagtttttatcaaatctaggggaatgtgcatctctctcatctctgcccacctgtaagtggctttttctctcagctgttcacatttctggggcacccacttagccatccccactaaggcagaattctgggtgaacacttctctctctgaatttttctcattaacatctgcaaggtaattgaaccagttaggtgctaaaacattagcaatgaaccaaaaatcagcgtaaaaatgacacatctcacgtagctcttgctttaaaatctgacacacattatacaactccattccttctcctgtgccagaaaacaacatttcagtcaatgaatcattagtaaaacaaacatgctttttatcttcagtggacacgagttcaaatggtgcactcaacttcattgataactcttttacctgtggtactctagccctgtcttgcaagtaccagatccattgtataattctagctaggggcactattttctttccttgttcttgagttacatgtacataagtatttccttcttgcactgcgcagaaacctaaagtctgcattatttcatttgccaaatcacaagcgcgcaactgcatataatttttcacagtgaccatataacaagaaagattcttctaaaacagcctttttataactttcagtcgggctaatttgctcacgtaaattcctattttcatgttccaacttcttacatttctcctgcatttctctgtaagcagataaaggtatccagacctttctgtcatcattacttccaaaagacactttttctacatatatacaacagaaattatttctcaaaacactatcaggcattttagctacacatgcattttcagacatggtctgtcgtgcttctgtaattccccaaacagaaaacaattcacagtttttccgagcaccatcgggcagtttaacaacacatgcattctcagacatggtctgccgtgctactgtgattctccaaacaaaaaaacaatttctgtaattctccaaacaacaaaaaaacaattacacttttaaagtgtgcacttagaaatctaccaactcgtcaacaccctcttaatcacctcttaatgaccgaccccactcctggtaccaattgtagtgctttcctcttagctagtttctaagcactaacataacacaccagaaatgcagttctgaggtcaaagaagacttttattgttgttaattcttccccaaccccaatttttatgtatgacgaattagtagctttcaagtccgcgttaatcaaacaaaatatatcagtttgcaatatacacagcaggttatatttataagatattgaatgcaaagcaaaacaaatacttcaccgtgtgggaaactatttacagcttcatctttctaaggtctgcaagctgatgacccctgtcagccgcgagaaagagattcatctacccacacgggattgctggcagctggcgccaagctccagcacgaggtccggcagattcgaatctgaatctctgcagcctgttacattcgttacaaaggtgtgccccctcctcttagacctgggaaactgagcaagccttttggagactggccaggtctccgagactactcctgttcccaagctcaagcggagagaaaaacacccatgtactctctcttatcaggtctagtctactgtgagaaaaacatcttggttctcttgtgcaaaaacacagcttggaaaaatacagcttggattctcaactgcaatgtctaactccacgttaaaggcaataggcagctaacctaaatatcaaatgcaatgtcatgttaaaggcaataggcagctaacctaaatatcaaatgcaatgtctagtgtcatgtcaaagccaataggcagctgagctgaatacaaaatgcaatgtataatatcatgtcaaagcccataggcagctgagctgaatataaaatgcaatatataatatcatgtcaaagccaataggcagctgagctgaatacaaaatgcaatgtctaatatcatgtcaaagccaataggcagcggagctgaatacaaaatgtaatatatgatatcatgtcaaagccaataggcagaatatctaatagcatgtcaaagtcaataggcagctaaactgaatacatcatgtcaaagccaataggaatgcaatgtcaaagccaataggcggctagactggatacagcatgtcaaagccaataggcagaatacagaatgtaatgactaatgcaatgtcaaagcccataggcgggtaaactgaaagtaatggctaatgccatgtcaaagccaataggcggctcaactgaacaaaacataccatgtgctactggtgaacattgagcaactaatatgcgcagtggtgaaacacaaagtcattggtcaaaacaaaatttaacaaatggcagtacagaagTAAAAACAACAACAGATTAGTATTTGTGAGCCAGTAGGAATTTGGAATGAATGGAGGGAAAATCGGACTATGGGAAAGTTGTGTACAACAAACTGTTAACCGCATTCAACCCACAATTTCGGAATTGTCTAATAGATGAGTGTCTTTTTGTCTCAGCAGTCTTTCGGAAGCATTTATCGCGGTGTATTATTTATTTAAGCTTTTATTAATTTGTTGTCCTCTTTTGGGAACTTTCTGACAGCACTCAGAAATTGTCTGAAAAATAAGTTATTGAGTATTGTACATTTTTCTTGTAACTTGGATTTTTTCTCCTGGAAAGCTCAAGAAAAACAAATATACACCcaggaaataaaaatgttttataaactttaagtagatcattcttttttcaaaacATATCTGATGTACTGAGCTCAGATTGGATGATGGCTGGCAGAACCAGTCAAATGTTGGGAAACTTGGCGGTGTTGCTTCCCCGGGCATTTATACTTGTTTGCTTACGATGCCAGCATGCAGAGAGTGGCTGAGCTCGAGCCTGGAAAAACAAGGAAAGCTGTCGAAACAAAGCATTCTTCTTTATTCTTGAGTATATACTTTCTTTAAGTAGTTGCATCCTGCCTTTCAGCAGATCTGCTCGTTGTACTGTGCCATGACCCTAAGTTCTCTGGCTTGTGAGATTTTGCAGGGCTAGGACTATTGCAAGGCAGCCGTACACAAGTAGTCTGTAATAAGTTGTAGATGGGACATTGGTCTGGAGCCAGTGACTGTAACCATTTTCTTGGAAGCCGCAGTAACGTCTGGCGTTCTCTGCCTCTTCTTATCTTATGGGGACAGCTAGCAAGGGAGAGGAGTTAATAGAAGGAGGATTCTTAACCAACAGAGGGGAGGAAGAAGCAGCTACCAAAGCCTGCAGGAGACACAGCAGGGCATTTACCAATGGAGAGAAGGAGGGAGATGCAATGAGAGATGGATAGTAGCAGCCATGAGGGGGGGGGACACACAGAGAAGATGGGAAGCAATAGGTAAGGAGGATGGAGGCTAGACAAACTAGCAAGGGCACTTTATTGCAATTGTATCACGGAACTTTCACCTCCCCCtaatctttttcctcttgtcttccagAAGTCTTCCAAAGCAGCTTGGCAACATGGACTCTTCCAGCGCCATCGTCCACTTGGACTTCCCAGAGATCACCTGTGCCTTGCTGGAGAACCTGAACCAACAGCGGCGGGAGGGAAAGCTCTGTGACATTACCATTCACGTCCAGGGTCAGATCTTCAAAGCTCACCGTGCTGTGCTGGCAGCCTCCTCGCCCTACTTCCATGACCAGGTTCTCCTGAAGAACATGACCTCCATCTCCCTACCAAATGTCATGGATCCTCTGGCCTTTGAAACCGTTTTGTCATCTGCATATACTGGGAAGCTGAGTATGGTTTCAGATGAGATTGTCAATTACCTGACTGTGGGCAGTGTGCTGCAAATGTGGCACATCGTGGACAAATGCTCAGAACTGCTGAAGGAGGGCCGCGGCCCATCCAGAGCTCCCTCTCGAGCACACTCGTGCCGCACCAGTGAGAACCAGTCACCCAGCAGCAGTAACTATTTTAGCCCTCGGGAAGCATCTACAGAATTTGGAGGGGTGCATGAGCCAGGCAAGTATTTGCGATCAGAGAGGGAGGGCTCTGATGCCAATGATGGTGATGTAATATTCCAGCACTCATTGGTCGAAAAGGGCCGTGACCCTTTTTCTCATGCCAGCCACTTTGTCCTGGAGACTGATGATGAAATGAGTGATGGTGGTGGCAGCGGAGAGTGCTCAAGTAGGAGGCCCGCATACATTCAGCCCAGCATCATGCCCCAGAAGCAGTGGGTTTATATCAAGAAGGAAAAGCCTCAGGAGGACCTAgtgctgacctgtgaggaggacgAGGATCCTGTAGAGACTGTTCCAGCTGCTTCCCGACAGTCTGACCTCCCTCAGGCACCGCTGAGCATCACTGATGTGCGCACCCTCCAATCCCGGGACCTGCCAAGCAGCAAGGCAGATCTCTGCCATGGAGACCAGAGGTTAGAGGAGCAAGTGAACTTCTGCGAGTCCTCTGAGGATTTCAGCTATGAAGCACTTGAGGACATGCCAAGTCAGTTCTCCCAGCGTGCACTCATGCCCATGGACATGCAAGGCAACCAGATTCTGGTCTACCCTCCCCAGGCTCCAGTGGAGCATGGTGCTGTGCAACTCAACAGCAGCTCTACAGATGGCAACAAGATTTTCATGTGCCACTGTGGCAAGGCCTTCTCTCACAAGAGTATGCGGGACAGGCACGTGAATATGCACCTCAATCTGCGGCCCTTCGACTGCCCGGTCTGCAACAAGAAGTTCAAGATGAAGCACCACCTAACAGAGCATATGAAGACGCACACTGGCCTGAAACCCTACGAGTGCAACCTCTGCAACAAGAAGTTCATGTGGCGTGACAGCTTCATGCGGCACAAGGGCCACTGTGAGCGGCGGCACCGTATGAGCGGCAGCTACAAGAAAGAGGAAGCTGAGGATCCCTGCAAGAATGATGAGCCCTGCGGGGGTGATGCCATCCGGCTGCAGCATCTGCAACAAGATGCTCTGGGGACACTGCAGCTGCACTCGGGGCAAGGGACAGGACGGACGGCCACAGCGGTGCATGAGCGGGACATCTGATGGGTGGCCATCAGAAGCCTGCCTGAGGCAGCCATAACTTTTTAATTCTTATTCTTGTAGCAGTTTCGGAGCCAGACTGTCTGGATTTGGGAGAACCATAGCTCCCACAGCATTACTCAGACTCGTTTCTAGAACGGACTAAACAGCTGGACTCTCTGAATCGTCTCTTTACGTAGCACGTATGTTCCAGTGTTAGGGGGGAGGCTGGAAGGTGGCCAGTGCTTCCAGGCTCACGGcttcaggagggagggcccaggtCTGTTCACCTGCTTAGCAGTGGGCAGAAAACTGTAATGGCAACTAGAGGAGGGCTTAAGGATGTGTGGAATGGGAATGTGATTCGACCCTCCACCCTGCTCCCTCCACACAGTGACACTTCCTTCAATGCCGTATTCAGCAATCATGCATGCGTACCCGTGCATCTTATTGCATCGGAGCTGATGCCCCTGTCTATGAACTGGCAGATATTGCACAAATCTGTCCTCACTGCCTTGTCAGAGAGCGTATCTGTACACTTCCCTTGTGATTCAACtcctggacacacacacacatacacacacacacacacacacgctcacccAGCAGTGTTCAGATGTTGTCTCTGAAGTGAATCACTTACACTAATGTTAAGAAACGTTCCCTTAAATGAGATCGTACACTATTGCTTTATTGTCGAAGTAGAATTCTTCTGCTTTTAAGAGCTGCTGTTGAGTAGCTCAGCAATGTGCAGAGCACAGAATTAGGATTGAGGAACACATGCTGCTCCCACATTGTCTTCTAGATCTGACGGCTCTGCATCTGGAGAGTCAGAACAGAAGTCTGAAGTGCAGTGGTCTGCCAGGCTTGTCCACCTTGTCTGTGGATGACTTTTCCGGCTTCTTCCAAGTCTACGTCGTGCTAAAGGCGTTTTGCATCCCAGCAGGTCTCTACTTTTGCAGAGCAACAAAAGCATTATCTGTGTCCCTAGTTGAGCTCACCCACAAGGTACATTCCTGTATTTCAACGTTTTCAT encodes:
- the ZBTB22 gene encoding zinc finger and BTB domain-containing protein 22 — protein: MSDRSLPKQLGNMDSSSAIVHLDFPEITCALLENLNQQRREGKLCDITIHVQGQIFKAHRAVLAASSPYFHDQVLLKNMTSISLPNVMDPLAFETVLSSAYTGKLSMVSDEIVNYLTVGSVLQMWHIVDKCSELLKEGRGPSRAPSRAHSCRTSENQSPSSSNYFSPREASTEFGGVHEPGKYLRSEREGSDANDGDVIFQHSLVEKGRDPFSHASHFVLETDDEMSDGGGSGECSSRRPAYIQPSIMPQKQWVYIKKEKPQEDLVLTCEEDEDPVETVPAASRQSDLPQAPLSITDVRTLQSRDLPSSKADLCHGDQRLEEQVNFCESSEDFSYEALEDMPSQFSQRALMPMDMQGNQILVYPPQAPVEHGAVQLNSSSTDGNKIFMCHCGKAFSHKSMRDRHVNMHLNLRPFDCPVCNKKFKMKHHLTEHMKTHTGLKPYECNLCNKKFMWRDSFMRHKGHCERRHRMSGSYKKEEAEDPCKNDEPCGGDAIRLQHLQQDALGTLQLHSGQGTGRTATAVHERDI